The Sphingorhabdus sp. Alg231-15 genome has a segment encoding these proteins:
- a CDS encoding O-antigen ligase family protein, which yields MKLSKNSLNAIRNRFQDPVTCFYAFAAFFVILFFTGGGSRDDIQSLIVLRPLSALFCAYAVTVKATEQWNGRVFPLYAVGAFIILMVLQLIPLPPSIWTSLPGRQIFADIAIIAGIDQPWRPLSLSPSKTLNTLFSLTVPMAAVMLYLNLNQEYRNRAITVIMVLCVVSAFWSVLQLAGPSRSPLYLYQITNFGNGVGLFANRNHQAVMLTSTIVMLGWYAASQRPRAKLASLKFYASVAAIFVLIPLIFVTGSRAGLLLMVPGVAFALFFIYVGPYAAENLSRKIRSNKQQALRLAPRQVFLSLGVLTVAGIAALSVLLSRSLAYDRLFGGNGLSEQRIEVLPTLFKMIHDYMPWGSGFGSFEHVYKIYEPLELLSPRYLNQAHNDWLQYAIEGGIAALLIAAVVFIWFLKRLKDLAENWNHSKHSKYRAIMSIAVLLIFLAASIIDYPLRVPSLIAIFVVMSCIFNDSVRAVQLSATK from the coding sequence ATGAAACTCTCCAAAAATTCGCTGAACGCAATTCGAAATAGATTTCAGGACCCTGTCACCTGTTTTTATGCCTTTGCTGCTTTCTTTGTGATTTTGTTCTTTACGGGCGGTGGCTCACGCGATGATATTCAATCTTTGATTGTACTTCGCCCGCTCTCAGCATTATTCTGCGCTTATGCAGTAACCGTGAAAGCGACCGAGCAATGGAATGGCAGGGTGTTTCCACTTTATGCTGTCGGCGCTTTCATCATACTTATGGTTCTTCAACTTATTCCCCTTCCACCTTCCATCTGGACATCATTGCCAGGACGGCAAATTTTTGCTGACATTGCAATCATTGCGGGGATCGATCAACCATGGCGGCCGCTCTCATTGTCGCCATCCAAGACACTAAACACTCTGTTTTCGCTCACGGTACCGATGGCGGCTGTAATGCTGTATCTGAATCTTAATCAAGAATATAGAAATCGGGCGATCACTGTAATCATGGTTCTTTGTGTAGTCAGTGCGTTTTGGTCTGTGCTACAATTGGCTGGTCCATCGCGCAGTCCTCTGTATCTTTATCAAATTACCAACTTCGGAAACGGAGTTGGTCTTTTTGCCAACAGAAACCACCAGGCCGTTATGCTGACATCCACTATTGTAATGCTTGGGTGGTATGCTGCATCACAGAGACCTAGAGCCAAATTGGCATCCTTAAAATTCTACGCAAGTGTTGCAGCAATATTTGTTTTGATCCCCCTAATTTTTGTTACAGGGTCGCGAGCTGGGTTGTTGTTGATGGTGCCGGGCGTCGCATTTGCGTTATTTTTTATCTACGTTGGGCCATATGCCGCGGAAAATCTTTCTCGAAAAATACGTTCTAATAAACAACAAGCTCTTCGTTTAGCACCACGTCAAGTTTTTTTGTCTCTAGGTGTCCTTACAGTTGCTGGCATTGCTGCCTTATCTGTTTTGTTGTCTCGCTCGCTAGCTTATGACAGGCTTTTTGGCGGCAATGGACTGAGTGAACAGCGTATTGAAGTTCTGCCGACATTATTCAAGATGATCCATGACTATATGCCATGGGGAAGCGGATTTGGTTCGTTCGAGCATGTTTATAAGATTTACGAGCCACTTGAATTATTGAGTCCTCGATACCTAAACCAAGCGCACAACGATTGGCTTCAATATGCTATCGAGGGCGGTATTGCCGCACTCTTGATTGCTGCTGTAGTTTTTATCTGGTTTTTGAAGCGATTGAAAGACTTGGCAGAAAACTGGAACCACTCGAAACACAGCAAATATCGTGCAATAATGTCTATTGCAGTATTGTTGATTTTTCTCGCTGCTAGTATTATCGACTATCCTCTTCGGGTACCTTCACTAATTGCTATATTCGTCGTTATGTCGTGCATTTTTAACGATAGCGTTCGTGCCGTTCAGCTCAGCGCAACAAAATAG
- a CDS encoding polysaccharide biosynthesis/export family protein yields the protein MTIINRLSLLLIIVFLPSCAGQTVLGESPNVTLASSEGLPEPTRVDLLSSNRPYLIGPFDKLKIDVFGIEDLSKEVQIDASGRLSFPLIGVVKASGLTPEELAAEIESRLKGRYVRDPEVTVNLEETVSQVITVDGQVGKPGLYPVIGRMTLMRAVATAGGAGEFAKLNDVVIFRTVDGEQLAGLYNLKAIRRGNYNDPEVFANDVIVVGDSQARRLFRDVIQASPLLTTPLIILFRR from the coding sequence ATGACGATTATAAACCGGCTCTCATTGCTTTTAATAATAGTGTTCTTGCCATCATGTGCTGGGCAAACCGTGCTAGGCGAAAGCCCTAACGTCACGCTCGCGTCCAGCGAAGGCTTGCCAGAGCCTACGCGGGTTGATTTGTTGAGTTCAAACCGTCCTTATCTGATTGGCCCCTTTGACAAGTTGAAGATTGACGTGTTCGGAATTGAGGACCTGAGTAAAGAAGTGCAGATTGATGCAAGTGGACGATTGTCTTTTCCTCTGATTGGTGTTGTAAAAGCGTCTGGTTTGACGCCGGAGGAGCTTGCGGCTGAGATCGAGAGTCGTTTGAAGGGGCGCTATGTTCGCGATCCGGAAGTTACGGTCAATCTAGAGGAGACCGTCAGCCAAGTTATTACCGTTGATGGACAAGTGGGCAAACCGGGCCTCTATCCTGTTATAGGTCGTATGACATTGATGCGTGCCGTGGCAACGGCAGGTGGCGCTGGAGAATTTGCGAAACTGAATGACGTAGTAATTTTTCGTACCGTTGATGGAGAACAGCTTGCTGGTCTCTACAATTTGAAGGCGATAAGGCGCGGAAACTATAACGATCCTGAAGTATTCGCCAATGATGTCATAGTTGTAGGTGACTCTCAAGCAAGACGCTTGTTCCGTGACGTGATTCAAGCATCACCGCTGCTAACAACACCTCTGATTATCTTATTCAGAAGATGA
- a CDS encoding GumC family protein encodes MTDKNDQTAIGYDPYDDMAHETPLLLEYWQSVLRHKIAIAAILAVCLAFGIIVTLLMTPYYTSISRIEISREQDKVTNVEGVNSSDNASQNIEFYQTQYSLLEARSLAERVVRARNLASKDTFFQTFNIDPSNSGLFSENSSTQSAAQRNERLKLAVELLQEHISVSPIHGSSLVDISFQSPNPALSAEIANAWVEQFIASNLDRRFSSTAEARKFLEEQLAQLKQRLEDSERNLSVYADNKEIITLSSQQTPDGKTVSQKTLASANLEALNEALAQATADRILAESEARQRAGDKNALANTSLNNLRQERAKVQAEYAKLLVQFEPEYPAAQALVSQISALDRSIAAEEARSRAGTSARYAEAFETERKLRKQVNQLKGQFSSERRDSIQYNIFQREVDTNRQLYDGLLQRYKEIGVAGVGTNNISVVDLAEPGEKPSSPKLLLNIILALLSGIGLAAAYVFVMEQIDQTVKDPSDLKSKLGIAPLGSIPNFDKEDILESLTDKKSMVWEAYLSLRTSLAFLTDHGVPRSFLLTSTRPNEGKSTSALALAAVLASTDKRILLIDGDMRNPSLHQMLGTENSLGLSNYLSGSDDLTKLIHKESSYGFDAMSAGPIPPNAAELLSSSRMQELLSKLAENYDTVIVDAPPVLGLADIPLLAASVEGVIYTIEAGGVRIRGIQSAIERVRSSHAHIFGGILTKIPQQHSGYGYGYAYQYSYGDKDKATADL; translated from the coding sequence ATGACCGACAAGAACGATCAGACAGCGATAGGCTACGACCCGTATGACGATATGGCTCATGAAACGCCGTTATTGTTAGAATATTGGCAATCAGTGTTGCGTCACAAAATAGCCATTGCAGCTATCCTTGCAGTCTGTCTTGCATTTGGAATTATAGTCACGTTGCTTATGACGCCTTACTATACATCCATATCGCGTATTGAAATCAGCCGTGAGCAGGACAAGGTGACGAATGTTGAGGGAGTGAATTCTTCAGATAACGCTTCGCAGAATATTGAGTTTTATCAGACACAGTACTCGTTGTTGGAAGCTCGCTCGCTTGCGGAACGCGTTGTCCGCGCTAGAAACCTTGCATCGAAAGACACGTTTTTCCAGACCTTTAATATCGATCCGAGCAATTCCGGCCTATTTTCCGAGAACAGTAGTACGCAATCCGCCGCTCAGCGGAATGAGCGGCTAAAACTCGCCGTAGAGCTTTTGCAGGAGCATATCAGTGTTTCGCCAATTCATGGCTCCAGTCTTGTCGACATAAGTTTCCAAAGTCCGAATCCGGCATTATCGGCAGAAATAGCGAATGCGTGGGTTGAGCAATTCATCGCATCAAATCTGGACCGGCGGTTTAGCTCGACGGCAGAAGCGAGAAAGTTCCTTGAGGAACAACTCGCGCAGTTAAAGCAAAGACTGGAGGATTCTGAGCGTAATCTTTCGGTATACGCAGATAATAAAGAGATCATAACACTGTCGTCACAACAAACCCCTGATGGCAAAACTGTATCACAGAAGACATTAGCATCAGCCAACCTTGAAGCACTCAATGAGGCCTTGGCGCAAGCTACAGCAGATCGTATTTTGGCGGAGAGCGAAGCAAGGCAACGGGCAGGGGATAAAAATGCGCTTGCCAATACCTCTCTTAACAATCTTCGCCAGGAGCGCGCAAAGGTACAGGCAGAATATGCAAAGCTTCTGGTCCAGTTCGAACCAGAATATCCTGCTGCTCAAGCGTTGGTTTCACAGATCTCAGCACTTGATCGCAGCATTGCTGCCGAAGAAGCCCGCTCTCGAGCCGGAACTTCGGCAAGATATGCGGAAGCCTTCGAAACGGAACGAAAATTACGCAAACAAGTCAATCAACTAAAGGGTCAGTTTAGCAGTGAACGTCGGGACTCGATTCAATATAATATCTTCCAGCGTGAAGTAGATACAAATCGGCAGCTTTATGATGGTTTGCTGCAGCGCTATAAAGAAATTGGTGTTGCGGGTGTAGGAACCAATAATATCTCAGTTGTTGACCTTGCAGAGCCTGGAGAAAAACCTTCAAGTCCAAAACTCTTGCTCAATATAATATTGGCGTTGCTTTCAGGCATCGGCCTTGCTGCGGCTTATGTGTTTGTAATGGAACAAATTGACCAGACAGTAAAAGATCCGTCTGATTTGAAGTCTAAACTGGGCATTGCTCCGCTTGGTTCCATTCCAAACTTCGACAAGGAAGACATTCTGGAAAGCCTAACCGATAAAAAATCGATGGTTTGGGAGGCATATCTTTCGCTTCGCACCAGTCTAGCATTTTTAACAGACCACGGTGTTCCTCGTTCCTTTCTCTTGACAAGCACCCGACCGAATGAAGGGAAGAGTACTTCTGCATTGGCTCTAGCAGCAGTTTTAGCGAGTACAGATAAACGCATCTTGTTGATAGATGGTGATATGCGTAACCCGTCCTTGCATCAAATGCTTGGAACGGAAAATAGCTTGGGGTTGAGTAATTATCTATCAGGGTCAGACGACCTGACAAAGCTCATTCACAAAGAGAGTAGTTATGGATTTGACGCAATGTCGGCAGGCCCAATACCACCCAATGCAGCGGAGTTACTCAGCAGCTCCCGGATGCAGGAGCTGTTGAGCAAACTGGCTGAGAATTACGATACTGTGATAGTCGATGCACCTCCGGTATTGGGGCTCGCGGATATTCCATTGTTGGCCGCTTCAGTTGAAGGAGTGATCTACACAATCGAGGCCGGTGGCGTCAGAATTCGAGGTATACAATCGGCTATTGAACGTGTTCGCAGTTCGCATGCTCATATATTCGGTGGCATTTTGACTAAGATTCCCCAACAGCATTCGGGTTATGGCTATGGCTATGCCTATCAGTACAGCTACGGAGATAAGGATAAGGCAACGGCTGATTTATGA
- a CDS encoding TauD/TfdA family dioxygenase, with product MLWEKSIDFKDPKPAFDALVEAWRNDDNKVFVLRGAAEAGDVQQFYTESFSFLGTPIPLAEDVRKGGRADQRTGQIWTEVRFDPDLPDAYRHSCEAQPLHTDGSYIPDFPNATLMVCVANAAEGGETTFIDSEELIDCLSVERLDLLTKLEQLSVPHSRSGDSRVEKIINRDQPNTLLNFNYYCVDKNTGEEEKSLANDFFDFLQNSVALRKRIIPVKLNPGDAVTWKDRAVLHGRNGFKATKESERFLWKCAIDVGNFV from the coding sequence ATGCTTTGGGAAAAAAGTATAGACTTTAAAGATCCAAAACCTGCATTTGATGCACTTGTTGAGGCGTGGCGAAATGACGACAATAAAGTCTTTGTTTTACGTGGTGCAGCAGAAGCCGGAGATGTTCAACAATTCTACACCGAAAGTTTCAGTTTTCTAGGCACGCCTATTCCGCTCGCAGAAGATGTGAGGAAAGGAGGCAGGGCAGATCAGCGCACAGGCCAAATCTGGACCGAAGTTCGGTTCGATCCAGACCTTCCAGACGCTTACAGGCATTCATGTGAAGCTCAGCCTTTGCATACAGACGGATCGTATATACCTGACTTTCCCAATGCGACGTTGATGGTATGTGTCGCGAATGCTGCGGAGGGAGGGGAAACAACATTTATCGACAGCGAAGAACTGATCGATTGCTTGTCGGTAGAGCGGCTAGATTTGCTAACTAAACTGGAACAATTATCTGTACCTCATTCACGATCTGGTGACAGCAGAGTGGAAAAAATCATAAACCGCGATCAGCCGAATACATTGTTGAATTTTAACTACTACTGCGTGGACAAGAACACCGGCGAAGAGGAAAAAAGTCTTGCGAATGATTTTTTTGATTTTCTTCAGAATTCAGTAGCATTGCGTAAACGGATTATCCCGGTGAAGTTGAATCCAGGAGACGCAGTGACTTGGAAGGATCGCGCTGTGCTTCATGGCCGAAACGGATTTAAGGCAACGAAGGAATCAGAGCGCTTTCTTTGGAAATGTGCTATAGACGTTGGAAACTTTGTTTGA
- a CDS encoding sugar transferase: MIRRYRDLAFIVVASPLLLPILGIAILFVFFGIGRPVFYRQMRGGLNCSTFEVIKLRSMTNARDVDGKLLPDAKRLTKLGKFLRSSSIDELPCLWNVIRGEMSLVGPRPFIASYLPLYSDEQLRRHNVLPGITGWAQVNGRNAISWEEKFSLDIWYVDNCSHWLDIKILVMTIQKVISREGVRGDNGVTMSEFTGTPS, from the coding sequence ATGATTAGAAGATATAGAGATTTAGCCTTTATTGTCGTAGCTTCACCACTATTATTACCGATCCTCGGTATAGCAATATTGTTCGTTTTCTTCGGGATTGGACGTCCTGTATTTTACCGTCAGATGCGTGGGGGCCTCAATTGCTCAACATTTGAAGTGATTAAACTTCGGTCGATGACTAACGCACGTGACGTAGACGGAAAGCTTCTTCCTGATGCTAAGAGATTAACGAAACTAGGAAAATTTCTGAGAAGTTCGAGTATCGATGAGTTACCGTGCTTGTGGAATGTTATAAGAGGCGAAATGTCGTTAGTAGGACCAAGGCCGTTTATTGCGAGCTATCTTCCACTATATTCTGATGAACAACTGCGGCGGCACAATGTACTTCCCGGCATCACTGGTTGGGCACAGGTCAATGGACGCAATGCCATATCATGGGAAGAAAAATTTAGCCTTGATATTTGGTACGTCGACAATTGCTCTCATTGGTTGGACATCAAGATTTTAGTTATGACTATTCAAAAAGTCATCTCTCGTGAGGGCGTTAGAGGAGACAATGGAGTGACGATGTCGGAATTCACTGGAACACCATCATGA
- a CDS encoding NeuD/PglB/VioB family sugar acetyltransferase, whose translation MTSKKIIAVYGKSGFGREVMPLVSTTIAELNSSVVLFVDDSKSEEVVNGYPVWSYADLISKTDTEKYVVIAIADAAIRRSIARKCEKDSIKFLSIVASNHIRMDSCTVGEGAIFSSHTVLTSNIQIGKHFHCNIYSYVAHDCVIGDYVTFAPGVKCNGNVHIDDNAYIGTGAILKQGTSEKPLRIGKGAVVGMGAVVTKDVADGAIVIGNPAIPMAN comes from the coding sequence ATGACATCAAAAAAAATCATTGCGGTCTATGGCAAGAGTGGGTTTGGTAGAGAGGTGATGCCATTGGTTTCGACCACAATTGCTGAATTGAATAGTTCAGTTGTACTTTTTGTGGACGATTCAAAATCGGAAGAGGTTGTTAATGGCTACCCAGTTTGGAGTTATGCCGATCTAATCTCAAAAACTGATACAGAAAAATATGTTGTTATAGCGATCGCCGACGCTGCTATTCGACGAAGTATTGCAAGAAAATGCGAAAAAGACAGCATAAAATTTCTATCGATCGTTGCTTCCAATCACATCAGAATGGACAGTTGTACTGTTGGCGAGGGAGCTATCTTTTCATCTCATACCGTACTGACAAGCAACATTCAGATCGGCAAGCATTTTCATTGCAACATCTATAGCTACGTGGCTCATGATTGTGTGATTGGCGATTATGTCACTTTTGCACCTGGCGTTAAGTGCAACGGCAACGTCCATATAGACGACAATGCTTATATTGGTACCGGCGCTATCTTAAAGCAGGGCACGTCAGAAAAACCTCTGCGTATCGGAAAGGGAGCGGTCGTTGGCATGGGAGCAGTTGTGACTAAAGATGTAGCGGACGGAGCCATTGTGATCGGTAATCCAGCTATTCCAATGGCGAATTGA
- a CDS encoding DegT/DnrJ/EryC1/StrS family aminotransferase, producing the protein MISNFAPWPFYSDEEARAISDLILSNKVNYWTGTEGRAFEREFADWIGVSRAVAVANGTLALDLALKALNIGPGDEVIVTPRTFIASISCVVNAGASPVFADVDANSGNINPSTIAPVITDKTRAIIPVHLAGWPCDMDGIMKLASEHNLQVIEDCAQAHGARIDSRMVGSIGHVGAWSFCQDKIMTTGGEGGIVTTNDKQLWEAMWSYKDHGKSWDAVYNRDHPPGFRWLHDSFGTNWRMLEVQAAIGRIQLGRIAEWTQLRTRNAHAIQDTLNHFPNALRVPSPPSGMTHAYYRQYGYIKREGLKTGWNRDRIVADIIDQGYPAFQGSCSEVYREKAFEGTDWRPKVSLPVAQQLGETSVMFLTHPSITNGQLQGYCKAIRLTLEKASR; encoded by the coding sequence ATGATTTCCAATTTTGCTCCATGGCCGTTCTACTCGGATGAGGAAGCGCGAGCCATTTCCGATCTCATTCTTTCAAACAAAGTCAATTATTGGACTGGAACAGAAGGCCGTGCATTCGAACGCGAATTTGCCGATTGGATCGGAGTAAGTCGTGCCGTTGCCGTTGCAAATGGAACGCTTGCGCTCGATCTGGCTCTTAAAGCACTCAATATCGGCCCCGGTGATGAGGTGATCGTGACTCCCCGAACGTTTATCGCCTCTATCTCTTGTGTGGTTAACGCCGGAGCCAGTCCGGTTTTTGCGGATGTGGATGCTAATAGCGGTAACATTAATCCAAGCACCATTGCACCGGTAATTACCGATAAAACCAGAGCAATCATTCCTGTCCATTTAGCTGGATGGCCATGTGATATGGATGGAATCATGAAGCTTGCGAGTGAACACAACCTTCAGGTGATTGAGGATTGTGCACAAGCACATGGGGCGAGAATCGATAGCCGAATGGTAGGCTCAATAGGACATGTGGGTGCTTGGTCTTTTTGCCAGGACAAGATAATGACCACTGGCGGTGAGGGCGGCATCGTCACCACCAATGACAAGCAGCTCTGGGAAGCGATGTGGTCTTACAAAGACCATGGCAAAAGCTGGGATGCTGTTTACAACCGTGATCATCCACCGGGTTTTCGCTGGCTTCACGATAGCTTCGGTACAAATTGGCGGATGCTGGAAGTGCAAGCCGCTATTGGACGCATCCAACTGGGGAGGATCGCGGAGTGGACGCAATTACGCACGCGCAATGCGCATGCGATACAAGATACACTGAATCACTTTCCTAACGCATTGCGTGTTCCAAGCCCACCAAGCGGAATGACGCATGCCTACTACAGACAATATGGCTATATAAAGAGGGAGGGGCTAAAGACCGGCTGGAATAGGGACAGGATTGTCGCCGATATCATTGACCAAGGTTATCCTGCTTTTCAGGGTAGTTGCAGCGAGGTTTATCGTGAAAAAGCCTTCGAAGGAACGGACTGGCGTCCCAAAGTATCACTGCCGGTAGCCCAACAACTTGGAGAGACCAGTGTTATGTTTTTAACACATCCTTCAATCACTAATGGACAGCTCCAAGGTTATTGTAAGGCCATCCGCCTCACATTGGAGAAAGCATCACGTTAG
- the wecB gene encoding non-hydrolyzing UDP-N-acetylglucosamine 2-epimerase, which yields MKILSVFGTRPEAIKMAPVVKALAADERFDSKVCVTGQHAEMLDQVNNLFDILPDTDLKIMKAGQGLTHITTAVLEGLEKVLGDFRPEYVLVHGDTTTSMVAALAAFYAGIPVGHVEAGLRTHNMLSPWPEEANRQITGRLANLHFTPTNLSRENLLQESVSEENIHVTGNTVIDALFMTRARLENDASLNARIAEQFSFLDLSKRLILVTGHRRENHDGGIERVCEALATLSLRSDVQIVYPVHLNPKVKEVADKVLVGVGNVFLVDPLPYLSFVWILNACHLVVTDSGGLQEEAPSFGKPVLVTRDTTERPEAINAGTVRLVGTDTKSLVSHVTELLDSAEIYSGMSMAHNPYGDGKAASRIVEILAGIHRSASD from the coding sequence GTGAAAATTTTGAGCGTTTTTGGCACGCGCCCTGAGGCGATAAAGATGGCGCCAGTTGTTAAAGCGTTGGCGGCTGATGAGCGTTTTGATTCCAAGGTGTGCGTCACCGGTCAACATGCTGAAATGCTTGATCAAGTAAATAATTTGTTCGATATACTCCCGGATACTGATCTGAAGATTATGAAAGCGGGACAGGGCTTAACCCACATCACTACTGCAGTTCTTGAAGGCTTAGAGAAGGTGCTGGGCGACTTTCGGCCTGAGTATGTTTTGGTTCATGGGGACACCACTACATCTATGGTAGCGGCGCTGGCAGCATTTTATGCTGGCATCCCAGTCGGCCATGTTGAGGCTGGTTTGCGTACCCATAATATGCTCTCACCTTGGCCGGAAGAGGCCAATCGGCAAATAACCGGGCGGCTCGCAAATCTTCATTTTACGCCTACGAATTTATCGCGCGAAAACTTGCTGCAGGAAAGTGTTTCGGAAGAAAACATCCACGTCACGGGCAATACGGTCATCGATGCTTTGTTCATGACAAGAGCACGACTTGAAAACGATGCCAGCCTGAACGCAAGAATTGCTGAACAATTTTCGTTTCTTGACTTGTCAAAACGACTGATATTGGTCACTGGCCACCGTCGGGAGAATCATGATGGAGGTATTGAGCGGGTGTGCGAAGCGTTGGCAACGCTTAGCCTGCGCAGTGACGTCCAAATTGTGTATCCGGTGCACCTGAATCCCAAAGTCAAAGAGGTCGCGGATAAAGTCCTTGTTGGAGTAGGTAATGTATTCCTAGTTGACCCTTTACCCTACTTGTCCTTTGTATGGATACTAAACGCTTGCCATCTAGTGGTGACAGATTCCGGCGGCTTGCAGGAAGAGGCACCGAGTTTTGGTAAACCCGTGCTTGTAACCCGCGACACCACAGAGCGCCCAGAAGCAATAAATGCCGGTACAGTCAGATTAGTTGGTACAGATACAAAAAGCCTAGTCTCCCACGTAACAGAATTGCTCGACAGTGCTGAAATTTATTCTGGAATGTCGATGGCCCATAATCCTTATGGTGATGGCAAGGCTGCGTCTCGTATCGTGGAAATTCTTGCCGGTATTCATCGTTCAGCTTCAGATTAA